A single Amphiprion ocellaris isolate individual 3 ecotype Okinawa chromosome 15, ASM2253959v1, whole genome shotgun sequence DNA region contains:
- the LOC111568113 gene encoding voltage-dependent calcium channel gamma-6 subunit-like isoform X1, whose translation MWSTFFVADEEGRTMGPGTAGTAGGGAAGGPAQGAGGLAGLMSGRSTFGGNKRRRTTSTGHAMSEAQEGKIKLAFFVAIVGVVLTVLGVGTEFWVELAPPKSFYNNQTCLTAHYGLWKGCTKTLWVADIDPERESCGPAELPGESNCTYFKFFTTGENAVMFQKTTQKNLNVAAAMLAMFSLFLMVMGAICITMSLSKEILFFLKPASVCFILSGVLVLLSLMVFHQSVLAFLASDHMVPLHHELSWSVSCIGCAGAVLIVGGVLFLLLALPYSPWQKCLPHKDSGS comes from the exons ATGTGGTCTACGTTTTTTGTGGCTGATGAAGAGGGCCGTACGATGGGCCCGGGGACGGCAGGGACGGCTGGAGGCGGTGCAGCAGGAGGACCAGCTCAGGGTGCTGGAGGTCTGGCCGGCCTGATGAGTGGACGCAGCACGTTCGGTGGAAACAAACGGCGCCGGACGACGTCGACGGGACACGCCATGAGCGAGGCCCAGGAGGGAAAG ATCAAACTGGCGTTCTTCGTGGCCATCGTGGGTGTGGTCCTGACGGTCCTCGGGGTCGGTACAGAGTTCTGGGTGGAGCTGGCACCGCCGAAGAGTTTCTACAACAACCag ACATGTCTGACAGCTCACTATGGCCTATGGAAGGGCTGCACCAAGACCCTGTGGGTGGCTGATATCGACCCAGAGAGGGAGAGCTGTGGACCTGCTGAACTGCCTGGAG AATCAAACTGCACCTACTTCAAGTTTTTCACCACCGGGGAAAACGCTGTGATGTTTCAGAAGACAACACAGAAGA ACCTGAACGTGGCAGCAGCCATGTTGGCCATGTTCAGCCTGTTCCTGATGGTGATGGGAGCCATCTGCATCACCATGTCCCTCAGTAAAGAGATCCTGTTCTTCCTCAAGCCAGCATCCGTCTGCTTCATCCTGTCAG GTGTCCTGGTGCTCCTGTCCCTCATGGTCTTCCACCAGTCCGTCCTGGCATTCCTGGCCAGCGACCACATGGTTCCCCTCCACCACGAGCTCTCCTGGTCGGTGTCGTGCATCGGCTGTGCGGGGGCCGTCCTCATCGTGGGTGGGgtcctcttcctgctgctggCGCTGCCCTACAGCCCCTGGCAGAAGTGCCTCCCTCACAAGGACAGCGGCAGCTAG
- the LOC111568093 gene encoding voltage-dependent calcium channel gamma-4 subunit-like, with product MEAKGRNMPPDVSFLPRPAMVWWERGIQVLLTTMGAFAAFALMTVAIGTDYWLYARAFICNSTANSSQDDSSSNKDKKDPGALTHSGLWRICCLEGLKRGVCSQINHFPDDADYDQDAAEYLLRVVRASSIFPILSAILLLLGGVCVASSSFYKSKRNIILGGGILFVAAGLSNIIGVIVYISAALSDISPKKDEDKKWHYSYGWSFYFGGLSFILAEMVGVLAVNIYIEKNKELRCRSRTDLFKSTTHAMLRLPSYRFRRRSRSSSRSTDPPRSQETSPIGASKTFSLPPSAPPFSVATLPNPHHTSSGGSGGGGDISLYTLSRDSKLGSLGGGAPPLYGTVDRATLYQLHNYFPKDSSGSGGSGGGGGGGGGGGGGGGAVISSGTLPSHSKSNLAAAAAVAQNAAPLNTSTSATAPAQPAPISTATMERDRGNVGTLDRLTAKRDRDSNSDTLNRKTTPV from the exons ATGTTAGTTTCCTTCCCCGCCCAGCCATGGTGTGGTGGGAACGAGGCATCCAGGTGCTGTTGACCACCATGGGAGCGTTCGCAGCCTTCGCCCTGATGACGGTGGCCATCGGTACGGACTACTGGCTGTACGCCCGGGCCTTCATCTGCAACAGCACGGCTAACTCCTCCCAGGACGACTCCAGCTCCAATAAGGACAAGAAGGACCCGGGGGCTCTCACCCACTCCGGCCTCTGGAGGATCTGCTGCCTCGAAG gccTGAAGAGAGGTGTGTGTTCCCAGATCAATCATTTCCCCGACGACGCAGACTACGACCAAGATGCTGCAGAGTATCTGCTGC GCGTGGTGAGAGCCTCCAGCATCTTCCCCATCCTCAGTGCCATACTGCTTCTGCTGGGTGGAGTTTGTGTcgcctccagcagcttctaCAAGAGCAAAAGGAACATTATACTCGGTGGAGGGATTCTCTTTGTGGCTGCAG GCCTCAGCAACATCATCGGGGTGATCGTGTACATCTCAGCAGCACTCAGCGACATCTCCCCCAAGAAGGACGAGGACAAGAAGTGGCACTACTCGTACGGCTGGTCGTTCTACTTTGGCGGCCTGTCCTTCATCCTGGCTGAGATGGTCGGCGTCCTGGCTGTCAACATCTACATCGAGAAGAACAAGGAGCTACGCTGCCGCTCTCGCACCGACCTCTTCAAGAGCACCACGCACGCCATGCTGCGCCTCCCCAGCTACCGCTTCAGACGGCGCTCTCGCTCCAGCTCACGCTCCACCGACCCGCCACGTTCGCAGGAGACCTCGCCCATCGGAGCTTCCAAGACCTTCAGCCTGCCGCCGTCTGCCCCGCCGTTCTCCGTGGCCACCCTGCCCAACCCGCACCACACCAGCAGCGGTGGAAGCGGAGGAGGCGGCGACATCTCCTTGTACACCTTGTCGAGGGACTCCAAGCTaggcagccttggaggaggcgCCCCACCGCTCTATGGCACGGTGGACCGCGCCACGCTCTACCAGCTCCACAACTACTTCCCAAAAGATTCCAGCGGCAGCGGCggcagtggaggaggaggaggaggaggaggaggaggaggaggaggaggaggagcggtGATAAGCAGCGGTACGCTCCCATCTCACTCCAAATCCAACCTGGCAGCGGCGGCAGCTGTAGCCCAGAATGCGGCGCCACTGAATACCTCCACATCAGCCACTGCTCCGGCCCAGCCAGCCCCGATATCTACAGCCACCATGGAGCGGGACAGGGGCAACGTGGGAACCCTGGACCGACTGACGGCCAAAAGGGACCGGGATAGCAACTCAGATACACTTAACAGGAAAACTACGCCAGTTTAA
- the LOC111568113 gene encoding voltage-dependent calcium channel gamma-6 subunit-like isoform X2 translates to MGPGTAGTAGGGAAGGPAQGAGGLAGLMSGRSTFGGNKRRRTTSTGHAMSEAQEGKIKLAFFVAIVGVVLTVLGVGTEFWVELAPPKSFYNNQTCLTAHYGLWKGCTKTLWVADIDPERESCGPAELPGESNCTYFKFFTTGENAVMFQKTTQKNLNVAAAMLAMFSLFLMVMGAICITMSLSKEILFFLKPASVCFILSGVLVLLSLMVFHQSVLAFLASDHMVPLHHELSWSVSCIGCAGAVLIVGGVLFLLLALPYSPWQKCLPHKDSGS, encoded by the exons ATGGGCCCGGGGACGGCAGGGACGGCTGGAGGCGGTGCAGCAGGAGGACCAGCTCAGGGTGCTGGAGGTCTGGCCGGCCTGATGAGTGGACGCAGCACGTTCGGTGGAAACAAACGGCGCCGGACGACGTCGACGGGACACGCCATGAGCGAGGCCCAGGAGGGAAAG ATCAAACTGGCGTTCTTCGTGGCCATCGTGGGTGTGGTCCTGACGGTCCTCGGGGTCGGTACAGAGTTCTGGGTGGAGCTGGCACCGCCGAAGAGTTTCTACAACAACCag ACATGTCTGACAGCTCACTATGGCCTATGGAAGGGCTGCACCAAGACCCTGTGGGTGGCTGATATCGACCCAGAGAGGGAGAGCTGTGGACCTGCTGAACTGCCTGGAG AATCAAACTGCACCTACTTCAAGTTTTTCACCACCGGGGAAAACGCTGTGATGTTTCAGAAGACAACACAGAAGA ACCTGAACGTGGCAGCAGCCATGTTGGCCATGTTCAGCCTGTTCCTGATGGTGATGGGAGCCATCTGCATCACCATGTCCCTCAGTAAAGAGATCCTGTTCTTCCTCAAGCCAGCATCCGTCTGCTTCATCCTGTCAG GTGTCCTGGTGCTCCTGTCCCTCATGGTCTTCCACCAGTCCGTCCTGGCATTCCTGGCCAGCGACCACATGGTTCCCCTCCACCACGAGCTCTCCTGGTCGGTGTCGTGCATCGGCTGTGCGGGGGCCGTCCTCATCGTGGGTGGGgtcctcttcctgctgctggCGCTGCCCTACAGCCCCTGGCAGAAGTGCCTCCCTCACAAGGACAGCGGCAGCTAG